acatcttgctcaaaagtgccgaaaatttatagtaccttaggggcgattctagttggtcaatcttaaggcggatccggacgtgctgtggactatctacggagggacgacacttggagtcctaaagacttgttcttgttcggttcggacgcagttagggaaggcacgcaacaaagagtatgcatctaaactatgctatatgattatgtgtaaataatatgtattcctggcttaatggttgtttccgcatgatttatgaattgttatatgtatcataacataacataTTCAACATTAtagtttttatatttttccaaccttcaaattacacctctatttaattcatccgttaccaaaaatcacaagtactcactaattaaaacttcaaaagacatattaacaaccactatacaaccgcccgttctttgaacgggctcaaaagctagtttcatttaataagaaaaacagaGTTAAACAGAACTTAGACTTTCAATTGTAAAAACATTATGGAGTATGTATAGGCTTGGTTTTCTATGGCTTAATCGTATCCCCTTCTCTACTCCTACCAATTTTTTCTTTAAAATCTGTAATGGACAAGTTCCTAATAGTAGTGAATTTGCAAGATACAAACTATATAAAAACAcaagtacttcgtatataaatttgtttgactaattttcttcccctaataactttttttatatttttatcttatcACTAGTTCATGCATTAATTGACTATTGAccattttttttgagggaaacgttAAGCGAGTAGTAATTTACCGATTATTGACCATTTATTGTAATTGACCAACTAACAATTTGTATCCAAAAATTTATACTAACCCGTGTTAGGGGTGTTCATTACCGGGTACCCGGTTAAACGGGTACCCGAAAATGCGGGTACTCAGAATTGCGAGTAGTTGTTTTGTCGGCCCATGACCCGGCCCGGAATAACCGGGTACCCGATTAACGGGTACACGGTTATCCAGGGCCGAGGCAAAAGGTacccgttttcttttattattaaaaaatctCATACTTATTCGACAAATACATTATCACATTCATATACgtatttggattatacacctgGGAGGCCAGGTGCACAGTGCTCATTATGCACCCTGATGAAAATTCATTGAGAATCTATTGAACATGATGAATGATTTCTATGTGTACATGTACTAGTGAAAATATTTGAACTATATATTCTTTggatttaaactatatgttcatttgcTATATGTTTTTGGAATATGAACGATATGTTATCTGTATTTGAGCTAGATGATCATTCAAAAACAGGGTGCACAAAAAACATTTTGCACCCGGATACATAAACTATATTTTGATTCAAATATGCTTAAAAAAGTTAATTTTTACGGaagaaaattaattttaatgtcTGACATCAGTGACTAACCTACAATTAAAATTAGTTCATCTACTTCTTAGCTTCCAGCGAGTTAGAGTACTCAACAATTCCTTTTATTACTTTTAGATTAATCTAATTGGAGTAACAAATCTAgtacaattaaaattaattcataTACTTCCTACCTTTCAGCGAGTTAGAGTACTCAACCTTGAATCTTTATTGTTGGCTGGTGAACTGCTATGACGGTGGACTGGCAGTAGATTGGCGGCGGTGTACTAGCGGTGGATTGGCTGTTGCTGCCTACTGGTAGAGAGAGTGAGCGAGACTGCGAGATAGCCAGAGGGGGTGAGAGTGAGAGAGCCATACAGGATATCTAGACTAAGAGGCGAGCAACGGAGGTACCAAGCGACTGTTTGAGTGTTTGAGAAACTCTAAACTCCTAAAGTATAGAGCAGCCCATCGTAAAAATTAAACaaatgacacataaaaaaaatatttttttgtttttaacggGTATGCGAGTACCCGTTTAAACAAAAGAGCGGCCCATACCCTGACTCGGTATCCGAAATATTTACTGTGTCGGCTACCGGGCCGTTTATTTCAGAAAATCAGCAAATTACCCGCATAATTTATGCCGGGTCAGCGAGACGGGGGGTCGGGTATTTTTTGATCACCCCTACCCCGTGCATCTCACGGACTTCACACTAGTTAAGTGTATTTCAAGGGAGGTAGTTAAGTCATTTGAGTTAACGTTGTAGAGAAATATCGGACATTGCCCTATTTAAAAGTCTACAACACGTATCAATTTGGTCTTGACTTAAAGGTTAACATTGAGGGGCCCATGAACCATATGTCTTAGGTACGAATCACCTCCAACTAATTTGTTATTTGTATTGAACTTGTGACTCATTTACACCAAAAAGAGTTTACAGCACAATAAAATATTGATGTGGGGGTTTATACCCATTCTTTTTATTGATGTGGGGGGTGTTTACTTTTGCGGAGTATGTCTTATTTGAAGGGAAATAGAAAAGAAATGAGGCGTGATACACCGCTGGGAGACTGCGGCTTTTTCGCCCATACCCAGGGGTAAAATAGTATTTTCGCTTAATGTGTTAAAAAGTCACACAAAGTACTAAGTATCCCCAACGATGACAGtaataatacaacaatgacaatatttataCAAATGATTACAATATACATTCAACAattttacccattcatttaagtggtccctttactttttctatttcatttcatttccttCTTTTTGGGTGATTGCGACAGACTACCTCAGTGACAGTATATATATACAACAATGTCAATACTTATATAACCGATGacaatatatacggagtaccaagttagcaacacttttacccattcatttaaaGGGTGTGTCATCCtttccatttttatttttatacttttttttgggtgtgTAGGGGGACGAAAATCCGCTGTCCCCCAGCGATGTATCACGTCTCAAAAGAAATACGGTTAAAATTCACATAGAGATACATATTTATCGAGTTACCTACGTGACTACGTAGTGACTAATGGCGGTGTCatgaaataattttaatgaatatAAAATTGAAGCGCACAATCTATACCTAGCTAGTATTTTAAAAGGAAAAGTTTAacgattagatgacacgtgtcactctaTCTttcacaatatttttttttcactttttccttttgttgtttgttatacgaAATATTTTACAGTATTAACACTTATTCCACAtcatcttcctcattcaacatcaattcaccatttaattgATATATTCATTCAACCTCTCCCATTCCATCTCCCTCTTTAACACTCAACtagcttttggcccgttcgtaatttaggaaactcaattaaaaaaaatggtaatTTGACATACCAAAACGGTAAAGGTATAAATGTATGTTACTTCACTAAAAACTTTCACTAATAATTTTGATATATGTAGACAAACTAAAATTTTCAAGATTTATTGGGTAAAAGCATTACTTTTATGGAATATTATGAGCTCTCACAAGACCACAAATACATTATTAGTTTAGGAGTATATCTTTTTATCCAAggggtttaaaaaaaaaaaaaaagaataagagaaatatgctagtacggagtaactaagttaagcatatatattctTTGGATTAAACCAAAGAGATCCACAAATCTTCAATATGCTAAGAAATTCACCATCGTTGTTTGTTGGATTAAAAGCTATGTTTCATTTGCCAAGATACATGAAGTTTCGCACCCTATCCTTTGAATCACAATCATGAAAACtaccaaaaaggaaaatgacTTAAGAATTAAGAGCTGATGATCAAGCTAACCAAACGTGATATGTCAAAATTctggaaaatatcaaagactgaaccatattttttaaaactcgaaattaTGCTTATAGAGTTAGGTGTGTGGTAGTAGTAGATGTCATACAGAATTCAAAACAAATGCATCCATGTTTGTCGAATTCTTAAGTAGTTTgtaaaagaacttgaaatatgaTGACGATTGAGGCAAGTCAGGCTACAGGAAGCAAAGAAGATGCACCGTTGATTTAAATGGGCTAAAAAAATGAATATAATGATAACATTAACTAATACCAACCTCattagaagaaatatttttccAGAAAACAATGGGGTGGACATGAATTAGAAGTTCATAACATAATTTTAACTTCCACCCACCTATAGGAAAATAGTAAAATTATTCGGAATGAAGAAATTTAGCGAAATAAGTCAGGGAGGAATATCGGTCTATAAAAAACTGTAAACATGTAGGTTTAATAAATAGTTAAATCCATTAACTCGGGAATTATAACTATCTGAAACGTTTCTCATTTTTGATTCACCATAACCGCCAATGTATTAATCTAtgtctctaattaaattattctaaACAGTTAATTTAAAATTGGAAAGGGAAGGATGAGGTGATTTATTATGTATTAAATGAAGAATTGATTTAGAAGGGAGAAGTGGAAGCGGAAGAAGCAAGACATTGGCAGGAGTATATGTTTTCCATTAGCGTGAAATTAACAACGTTtggtaaataaataatttattcACATAAATTTAGAGAATGACACATGGCTTTcatggttttattttttaaatattaggtaTGTGTCTTCTAAATGGTGATAAATATGTGTCCACCACGTGTCTTCTAAATGGTGATAAATATGTGCCCGGCACATGTCTTCAAAATAGAGTTGCTTACGTGTCTTTAAAATGAagttggttttcttttttaaatactaggtattgatgttAATTTACCatctaatttatatattttttcaaatttcaccTCTATAAAATCATACGTTTCCACTAAAATCACAAGCCATCAACAATATTAACACTTTAAAACACGActtaacaatataattcatcGTTAATTGAATgtgctcaaaagctagttatgTTCAACTCTTAATATTTCTTATCTTCTACCTTAGCGAGTGCCATATGGCCATATGGGTTATCAATTGAAGCATTTACGTGAGTGTTTTTTCTCTAAGTTTTAGTTAGTCATAAGTGCATCACAAATTAAAGATAGGAGATGCATGATTCAAATATATGAACTACTCTGTATCGTTACAAACTttattcattttggaccaaaacTTTAAAATTCCAGAATCCACCCCCGAAAAAGTTTGTGTCAAACCAAAATCAAGTTACAACGACATTATAGGTAATAACATAAGGTTGCTATTATGAAAATTCTTCATATTATTATATTTCAAAAAAGGTATATCGAATAATTTTCGACCAAATCAAGCAAAAAAGGACAGGATTTGTTGTTCTAAAAATTCTTCATATTATCATTTCAAAAAGATATATTGAATGATTTTCATATTTGACCTATTTTGGGTTTCTAGTTTAATAAAATTTGGTTTAGGGCCTAATTCAAAAGGTTACAAGCCTAAATCCATCCAAGTCCACCCATTATCTCAAACCCCTAACAACAAACCCACACAACCCATCAACAATTTGGATCCGATCCAACCCAAACCAAATGAAATACCACCAGCATCTCCACCCTACAACACCCACCAAAGCCCGTTTCCAAATATAAAAGCGCAAAAACCCTAGTTCATTTTTCTCTCTTGCCATTAGCATCTGCCGATTCCCGCACACCAGATCACCAGTTCCTTGCGCAACCATGGTAACTCTCCCTTTCTTTCTGTCTACTCCATTTCTTCACCTTCCACCCTCTTTCTCTCATCACAATTTGCTTGTTGTTGTGGTTTCAGGGTATTGATTTGAAGGCCGGAGGCAAGAGCAAGAAGACCAAGCGCACTGCGCCTAAATCCAACGATGTTTACCTAAAGCTACTTGTTAAGGTACAATTTTTAATACCCAGAAAATTTCTCAAAAACCTAGTTTTATTTTGTGTTAAATTTCAGTTTTTTCGATGTAATGTATGAATTTAAATGGTGAGttgatctgtttttttttttttttgcagcttTACCGTTTTTTGGTTCGAAGAACTGGTAGCGGTTTCAATGCTGTGGTTTTGAAGAGGCTTTTTATGAGCAAGATTAACAAAGCCCCTCTTTCCCTCTCCAGACTTGTTAAGTATATGGAGGGCAAGGTATAAACTTTCTTTTTAAATATTGGTTTTATTTATTCGTGGCTTGAATTATCGGGGGTTTGATTCCGGctagaaaaatatatatttgaaACATGATAAAAGAAGTCATAGTTTAAGCAATTTTATGTATCTCAAATGTAGTACGTACTTAGTTATGCCTGTAATATTCAAGTCCCAAGTGCGGTAGGAGTGATAAGTTGGTTACTAATGTGATCCCTATTCGGTTCTGAGTACGGTTTCAATCCCACAATGACCTGTCTGAAAACATGAGCCCAGTTCCAGCACCAGCACCAGCACCAGCACCAGCACCAGCACCAGCAACAGTAACCAGAGGCAACTTTAAACTACTACTAGAGCCGTCGGCTACTGCTGTTGTTGCTGTATGGGGATTTTCAATAAGTGATTGGGGTTATTGaattgaaatgtttgttgtgTAGGATGAGCAGACTGCAGTTTTGGTGGGAACTGTGACCGATGATATTAGGGTTTATGAGGTGCCTTCCATCAAGGTTTGTGCTTTGAGGTTCACTGAAACCGCCAGGGCTCGTATTGAGAAGGCCGGTGGCGAGTGTCTTACTTTCGATCAGTTGGCTTTGAGAGCTCCTCTTGGCCAGAACACGGTATAATTGCTTTTATctaatttattttgttatttttgttgCGCATATGTTTGTGTTTAGATGTTGCCATTTGAGTACTACTACATTGTTATGATGTGTATTTTCGGGACTCTAGTGTTTATACCTATTTTTGCAGCTGTATTTCTTTGCATTGACGCTGTGTTGTTTGGATTTTGATGTTGATTAGAAATTTGTTGAATTGCATGTATTGTTTATTTTGTGTGTGGCTATGGAGCTGGGTTGAGTATGTCTAAGGAGATGTTAATTATGCATAGGATCTGTGGTTATGTATGCAGGGGGTATGTTGAGGTGGGCTTATTTCCATCATAGATTATGAATTGTAGAGCTAAATTTTATCTGCTTCAACAAGGCTGCCCATAGCATACAGTATGTAAACATGACATGTCTCTTCTGTACTCCAAAAAGGTCCAAATATCTATTATATCTCCCTCTTTTTGTGAGATCATTGAAAATCATTTTCTTAAAGTCCAAATATCTATGGAAGTCTAATTTTGTGATATTGCCAAAACACCTCTTATTATCTTCAAGACTGATCTGATTGCCTTATCATTCATTTCAAAACTAGACTTTTTTGTCTGTTTATGATGATTATCTGATGTTTAATGTTATTTAATTATCATTAAATTGCCCTTTCCCTGCGTTTGTCTGAAATTGCCGTCCAATATTCCTTCTTAAGTGATGCTTGATATCAATAATGTAATGAAGTTCTCtgtactattttttttaatataatatcTGAGTTCTCCAATCTCTTGTTCAAGCTTCTTGTGTGAATTACCTTGCCCTGTATGATAGAGCTTACTGCCTCCACTCTTTCCCTTTACCTGCCTTGGAGTCAAATGAGTGATAACTTGGCAAACATGATGCTTGCATGCTTTTGGTACATACGTGTGTCAAAAGGGATGAATGTGATCTGAATTTGAATTAAGAGATTTTGGTTAGTGAGGACATTTATACAAGTGTAGTTTTCTTCAATATGAGTGAGGCATTGTTTAACTTTTTGACTATGGAATTCCGGCAGGTGTTGCTTAGGGGTCCTAAGAATGCTAGAGAGGCTGTCAAGCACTTTGGCAAAGCTCCTGGTGTTCCTGGCAGTCACACCAAGCCTTATGTCCGATCTACTGGCAGGAAGTTCGAGAAGGCTAGAGGTAGACGTAACAGCCGTGGTTACAGAAATTAAGTCAAGTTTCAAGATAGAAGAGCTAATTCATCTCTGTTTAAGACTTTTGTCAATCGATATACACTATTTCGTTTTGTGTGTTGGTTTTCCTTCATATTAGCAAAGCATATTATTAGTTATAGCAGATTTTACCCCGACTTTAATGTTATCATCAGTTTTGGAGGTAAATTTTGTTGAAGAGATTGCTATATCTGTGTTGCTTTTGCTTAAGAATGCCGCTTAGAAGAAAATTTCGATTGAAACATGACCCTTATTTAAGGAAGTTCTTCTATTTGTATTCTCAGTCTTCAAGTATGGTTTATCGCAGTTGTGTTTTTTATTGATAGCTCTTAATCGCTTTTATAGTTTCAGAGGAAAGTTTTGGCTAATTGTTGTTAGCTCTTAATTTCAGCCGTGGAATGTTGGGTTATAAGTCTATGACTTGTAATAAGAGAAGCCAGTTTTATGAATCCGGGCATCGGTGCTATTctgaatttattattttgacaACAGGAAATTAAAACGAAATAGATTTGTTTAATATTTCAATTGAAGTTCCCATTGAAATATATTCAATTGATTTTTCTCTTACAAATGATACCCCTTACAAAAAATATACTTTttccgttcttaaatattaatatatcaatccgttcttaaatattaatattgttaaactattaacaaaaaaaaaaggagtggTTTACTTTAATAGTAAAGTGATTTTTGAATTGTTCAATTTTAACCTACTCCGCAgtataaagcatggattttggGCTATATGTGATTATGTGAAGCCTTATAACCGGTAATTCATATATTGTAATTAATTATTGGTTATTGGTATAACAGTCTAGCTTGAACCAAACATACCCATTCAGCAAAACTTGATAGCATTACAAACATACCCATTCAAATAGTTAAATGAAAAAGATTGCATTACAAACAAAGCCATTCAGCAAAACTTGATTGCAAATAATGCAAGAGATGACAGATATGAGGGCAGGGAAAGAGGTATCTGTGAAAGAGGAGATCCTGAATAATGGAGAACATTGTACATGTAACTATGTAAGTATGTAATAAATATACGATACACCATATCAACACCATACGTTACAATTGACCAGAGAGTGTGTTCTGTCGTCCCTGTACGTACGAATGTTGAAATGCAATATGCAAGGGAAGTGCATCTCGAGAGGATTAGAATTTTTCAAAGAATTCCAGGATATGTTTGCTTATTTCTTCTGGCTTTTCTTGGTTTATGAAGTGAGCAGCTCCTTCCATTACAACAACATCAGCCAATAATGGTACATCTCTTTTGAACCCACCTTTATGTATGTAATCCTTTGTAAACGGAAAACTGTAAGTTACATCCAGTTCCCCCAATATGAACTTTGCTGGTACTTTAACTTGCATCCCTGTCCATGGTGCCATCAGCTCCCATGTCCTACCAAATAAATTAAAACCAATTTTAGTAGCATTCAAGAATGGTACAAATGTAAATATGTAATACAAGAGACAAAGTCCCAGTGAGTATCTTATTCTTCCTATGCAACATACAGATATCTGCATATCAATCTAGCCCCGGGCCTTTCAAGACAAACTAAGAATAACCAAGATCCAACAAGAAATTGAAATCTAAGTAAAACAAAAAGGAAGAGTTGACACGGAGGTTTGCGGTCTTTTGGATTTCGAAATTCCACTAATGCATAAATTCACAACATTTTCCGTTGCAACTTTGCTAGATATAAGAATGAACAATTGAATTCCCAGGAATTCAAATCATATTTCCTGTGGCAATGGGATAGCACTAACATGCCGAAACTATACTTATCGAGTTTATTGACTCCAGCAAAGGAGGCCTAGAATGGTCGTACCACCGTTTTTCTGATAAAAATAATGGACAATGATTCAAGAAGCCCTTTCTTTTGTTCTGCGGGGTTCATGAGTATGCACGAGTGCAAATGGATAATATGGTCCATAAGACAAGCCTATATCCTACGTCTCTAGAGCAACCAACCACTTGGGACCTAACTACAGGAATTTTCACATTGAAGCTTTCAAGTAAACGTATCCTGAAACTACATGTATGCTAGCACTAAGTAAACGTATCCCTGACATTGTGTGTATGCTAGCACTTCAAACACGCTTTTATGcgatttatggttttttttttttcgtgttaccatccggttcaccctttgggctaatccggattcggggcgagttctgggtggataggttccggtcccctcccaattgttgttgcggggatcGAACATGGTCCTCCCTAACAAGTTTTTTATGCAATGACAGGAAAGTTAAGGGACAATGATCACACAATAAGAGTCTAATAAACTTCCAAGACTAAGGAGAAAACATACAGATTCATGGCTCGATAGTAGTTCAGACCACCGGTAAAGCCTGTCTGTTTGAACTTTTTAGCAAAATAGTTGATGTCATCCTCTGAAAGCCATGGAGGTAAATCAATAGCTTTTTCTGCACTTGCTGCTAATTTTCCTTTAGGTATAATAGGAGGCTTTGGATCACGGGAAAGCAGGAATTGCGTCATTAATCTAGCCGTGTCAATACTATTAAATTCTTCCTCCATCTCTCCAGGTTCCTACAGTATGATATCAACTCAGTCAGTCAGGGATCCTTGTAATGTAAATACAAATCCTTGACACCTCTAAGACTGTCACAAAAGGATATGGTAATGAAAAATGCTGTACTCAAAAAACAAAGTAAATTCTAATAAATGGTGCCAGAAGAGGCACTTTATTATTGCAATAAACTCAAGAGAAACAGCTTCTGAGCAGAATAGACAACATTCATTGAGATAAGTTTCCATGAAGTTCATTTTTGATTGGGTATCTAAAACTTTAACCATATACCCGTGTGGAGCAAcgactagttttttttttttataaaaaacatTGATGTTTAgccaatatttataaaatatttctaTAACTGTTGAGGGTCTTTTTAATCACTGGATATATTTTTAACAGGGGTATATGGTGAAAGTTTTAGATAACAGAGAGACATGGTGAAACGTCATGCAAGAAaatgaaacctcaggggtataaGTGAATACCTAAAActacgagggtatttggtgaataaagTTAAACCtcgggtatttcatgaaaaatccgttttttAATTGGTTCATTAGTCGGAACCATACGGATCAAATTTAACAAGCCATCAGAATATCAGATACTTAAAATCCCTAAAATCatccaattttttttgttaagcaTAGCTTGATTTGTGGTTTCATATAGATATTGCAACATATAATCCTGATTACCATCAGCAAAATGAGGTAAATTAAAACCATGCTGTCCTGATTTCAACACAGTCATCTGTATGAGCTTGCTATAAGTAGTAATCAAATTGAAAAGAACATACCCAATCAATACCTTTTCCTACTATCAGCCCAAATTTCCATATTTTCACTACAAATCAGCAACTGGGTTGACTTCATTTCCACTCAAAATTGGAAATCTTATCATTAATTACACAACCTACCAAAAATATCAACTGATTTTGCTTCTTCTGGTCATTCCACAATAACTATAACTCAATAAATGATCAAAAAGTACTGACCAAATCAACAAAAACCCAATTAAATGAACTAAATAAGTCCACATCAAAAAATCACGAGCACCCACCAAAACTTGTTATccaaaaaacttaaaattcagAAATAATAGTATTGAAACATTAAAATTGCTACCTGAAATCTACACATATAAAAATCATCCCCAAGAGCAAGGCGCAAACCATCAATCGGTCTCCGATTCGGGTTCCGCGGCATAAACGGAACGCTCAAATTGATCAACGCCTTGATTCGATCAGGCCGAAATAGTGAAAAATGCCAAGCAATAATAGCACCCCAATCATGTCCCACCAAAAACACTTGCTCTACTTTGAGAAAATCAAGGAGAGAGATAAGATCTCCGACGACATGGAAGGAGGTGTAACTGGCGGAACACGGCGGTGCATCGGTGTCTCCGTATCCACGGAGGTCAGGTGCAACGGCGTGGTACCCCGCGGCGGCCGCGGAGAGAAGTTGGTGGCGCCATGAATACCAGAGTTCTGGGAATCCGTGCAGGAATAGGATCGTTCCTTTTGTGGGGTCCCCGATTTCTGCTATGTGCATGTTTATGCCATTAACTGGGATTTTTCTGTGCGAAATTTTCTCCATTTTTTTTCGATTATTTGGTTAGTGACGCTTTTTTGTGTGTGGTGGTGTAACAG
This Spinacia oleracea cultivar Varoflay chromosome 6, BTI_SOV_V1, whole genome shotgun sequence DNA region includes the following protein-coding sequences:
- the LOC110776312 gene encoding 60S ribosomal protein L18-3, yielding MGIDLKAGGKSKKTKRTAPKSNDVYLKLLVKLYRFLVRRTGSGFNAVVLKRLFMSKINKAPLSLSRLVKYMEGKDEQTAVLVGTVTDDIRVYEVPSIKVCALRFTETARARIEKAGGECLTFDQLALRAPLGQNTVLLRGPKNAREAVKHFGKAPGVPGSHTKPYVRSTGRKFEKARGRRNSRGYRN
- the LOC110776314 gene encoding uncharacterized protein is translated as MEKISHRKIPVNGINMHIAEIGDPTKGTILFLHGFPELWYSWRHQLLSAAAAGYHAVAPDLRGYGDTDAPPCSASYTSFHVVGDLISLLDFLKVEQVFLVGHDWGAIIAWHFSLFRPDRIKALINLSVPFMPRNPNRRPIDGLRLALGDDFYMCRFQEPGEMEEEFNSIDTARLMTQFLLSRDPKPPIIPKGKLAASAEKAIDLPPWLSEDDINYFAKKFKQTGFTGGLNYYRAMNLTWELMAPWTGMQVKVPAKFILGELDVTYSFPFTKDYIHKGGFKRDVPLLADVVVMEGAAHFINQEKPEEISKHILEFFEKF